The following proteins are encoded in a genomic region of Galbibacter sp. BG1:
- a CDS encoding carboxypeptidase-like regulatory domain-containing protein, producing MKNLGNIKPVLFTVLFLITFCFTINAFGAEPIQIAQDTTSYKEFKGVVKDDKTGDELVFATLVVEDTNISSVTNSEGKFTLKVPEEYLQNSLVISFLGYTKRSIPLSKLTKEQNVINLVPVSIELAEVDLSAPKDALSLVLSMLKRNGENYLTSPVKMTAFYRETIKKRNKDASLSEAVAYIYKQPNSSGRADVIDLHKSRKSTNYDRLDTVALKLQGGPFTPLFIDIMKYPEYIYTEELIKYYEFSFDPSTTINDKSVYVVNFKQKENVTEPLFYGKLFIDAQTQALVSAVFKLNLENRERASELLVRRKPSGIDVYPTEASYRVDYRIKDGKWYYGYGNVQLAFVVDRKGKLFNSKYYVTSEMAITDWVENGDVRNVKGRDRLRKSVIIVDEASGFSDPEFWGAYNVIEPEKSIESAINKIQRQLERDQG from the coding sequence ATGAAAAATCTTGGAAATATTAAGCCTGTTTTATTCACCGTACTTTTTTTAATTACTTTTTGTTTCACGATAAATGCTTTTGGAGCCGAACCGATACAAATAGCACAGGACACTACAAGTTATAAAGAATTTAAAGGAGTTGTAAAAGATGATAAAACTGGCGACGAACTCGTTTTTGCAACCTTGGTTGTCGAAGATACCAATATTAGCTCTGTAACTAATTCAGAAGGGAAATTTACTTTAAAAGTCCCTGAAGAATATTTACAGAATAGTCTAGTGATCTCCTTTTTGGGATACACCAAAAGATCTATTCCACTTTCTAAATTAACAAAAGAGCAGAATGTGATAAATCTAGTGCCGGTTTCCATTGAATTGGCTGAAGTAGATTTGAGTGCTCCAAAAGACGCCTTGTCTTTGGTATTGAGTATGTTAAAACGAAATGGTGAAAATTATTTGACTTCTCCTGTAAAAATGACAGCATTTTATAGGGAAACCATAAAAAAAAGAAATAAAGACGCTTCTCTTTCAGAAGCTGTTGCATACATCTATAAGCAGCCAAATTCTTCAGGTAGGGCAGATGTAATAGATCTTCATAAATCCAGAAAAAGTACTAATTACGACCGCCTGGACACAGTAGCCTTAAAGCTCCAAGGAGGTCCGTTTACGCCCTTATTTATAGATATCATGAAGTATCCCGAGTATATTTATACGGAAGAATTGATAAAATACTACGAATTTAGTTTCGATCCTTCTACAACCATAAATGATAAATCTGTTTATGTGGTTAATTTTAAGCAAAAGGAAAATGTTACAGAACCTTTGTTTTATGGAAAATTATTTATAGATGCTCAAACTCAAGCTTTGGTAAGTGCCGTCTTTAAACTTAATTTAGAAAACAGGGAGCGCGCCAGTGAATTGTTGGTACGTCGTAAACCTAGCGGTATCGACGTGTATCCCACAGAAGCCTCTTACCGAGTAGACTATAGAATTAAGGACGGAAAGTGGTACTATGGTTATGGTAATGTACAACTTGCTTTTGTAGTGGACCGAAAAGGGAAATTATTTAATTCGAAGTATTACGTAACCAGCGAGATGGCCATTACAGACTGGGTTGAAAATGGCGATGTTAGAAATGTAAAAGGAAGGGATAGACTCCGAAAGTCGGTAATTATCGTAGATGAGGCCTCTGGTTTCTCCGATCCTGAATTTTGGGGAGCATACAACGTAATCGAACCCGAAAAATCAATTGAGTCTGCAATTAATAAAATTCAAAGACAACTGGAACGGGATCAAGGGTAA
- a CDS encoding response regulator: MTKKTILLIEEDRMVSSLITFRLKKEGYSVESFTNEMSALSQLKNINADLVLYGLSMVNFSGANFIQKLKNSLDDNIPVIIATSNKQQNRSLQNSGIQVNAIINKPIILEDLMALVAKNVKISSAFNDELP, translated from the coding sequence ATGACTAAAAAAACCATTTTGTTGATTGAAGAAGATAGAATGGTTTCATCCCTAATAACTTTTCGGCTAAAAAAAGAAGGTTATTCAGTAGAATCTTTTACCAACGAAATGAGTGCCTTATCACAATTAAAAAACATTAATGCAGACTTAGTTTTATACGGACTTTCAATGGTTAATTTCAGCGGAGCTAATTTTATTCAAAAGCTAAAGAATTCACTAGATGATAATATTCCTGTAATTATAGCCACTTCCAATAAACAACAGAATAGAAGTTTACAAAATTCTGGAATTCAGGTGAACGCTATTATTAACAAACCAATAATCCTGGAAGATTTAATGGCTTTAGTTGCTAAAAATGTTAAAATTTCATCGGCTTTCAACGATGAATTACCATAA
- a CDS encoding flavohemoglobin expression-modulating QEGLA motif protein, which yields MIEQDIITENANLFAIDKNLDRLIKRVELLSYLNPLNTEKEKHRFFTSKYTEEPIFKYPKQKFNAFKLQRLLFSHKLEKIEDDDIRALYQSIIYYYANMVQCAEAIGEKKKFFYNSLRLYGTPKQKDVDNARFILHLKNEEDLESLEKRFTALDAQAYFEDFVERYDFPLNIKLSTSIAADAMVSNSTQTLFIKKNAKFNENQLKTLANHEIGVHMVTTYNGLNQPLKIFSNGFPKNVETQEGLAVFSEYMSGALTLNRLKILAYRVIAADSLIKGFSFADTFDLLHNQYKLDRDKAFIITLRIHRGGGYTKDYLYLTGLKKIYEYYKQGNSLSPLLTGKVSIDRLDSIKKLQNIGLASNSVHITDSYSVNKNTNSSIDFILQNLR from the coding sequence TTTATTTGCGATTGATAAAAATTTAGATCGCTTGATTAAACGGGTGGAGCTTCTAAGCTACCTTAATCCGCTAAATACAGAAAAGGAAAAACACCGGTTTTTCACTTCTAAATATACTGAAGAGCCTATTTTTAAGTATCCGAAACAAAAATTCAATGCTTTTAAACTGCAAAGGCTTTTATTTTCCCATAAACTGGAAAAAATAGAGGATGATGATATCAGGGCACTCTACCAAAGCATCATTTATTACTATGCGAACATGGTACAGTGTGCTGAAGCTATTGGGGAAAAGAAAAAGTTTTTTTACAATAGCTTGCGACTCTATGGGACCCCAAAGCAAAAAGATGTTGATAACGCGCGCTTTATTCTACATTTAAAAAATGAGGAAGACCTAGAGTCTTTGGAAAAGAGATTTACAGCCTTAGATGCGCAGGCTTATTTTGAGGATTTTGTGGAACGTTACGATTTTCCACTGAACATTAAACTCTCCACCAGCATTGCTGCAGACGCCATGGTCTCCAACAGCACCCAAACGCTCTTTATAAAAAAGAATGCGAAGTTCAACGAAAATCAGTTAAAGACTTTGGCGAACCATGAGATTGGGGTCCATATGGTAACCACTTACAACGGTTTGAATCAGCCCCTAAAAATATTTTCCAATGGTTTTCCAAAGAACGTTGAAACTCAAGAAGGACTAGCGGTTTTTAGTGAGTATATGAGTGGCGCTTTAACCTTGAACCGTTTAAAGATTTTAGCATACCGTGTTATTGCAGCAGACAGTCTTATAAAAGGTTTTTCTTTTGCAGATACCTTCGATTTACTGCATAACCAATATAAATTGGATAGGGATAAAGCATTTATCATTACATTACGGATACATCGAGGAGGAGGCTATACAAAGGATTATTTATATTTAACCGGTCTCAAAAAAATATATGAATATTACAAACAAGGAAATTCGCTTTCGCCTTTATTAACCGGGAAAGTTTCCATAGATCGTTTAGATTCTATAAAAAAATTACAGAATATCGGTTTGGCTTCAAACTCAGTACATATAACCGACTCATATTCAGTTAATAAAAACACTAATTCTAGTATAGATTTTATTCTTCAAAATTTACGTTAA